The Pseudomonas fragi DNA window CCGCTCCCACAAGAGCAGCTCACGCACCCGGCACAAAATGCTTTTGCGCCGTGCCGTGGGCGATCAGCCGCGACAGGTAATTCATTTTGTCGGCATCCTGGTCGACAAAGCGGAAGGTCAGTTGCAGCCAGGCGCTGTCCGGTTTTGGCTCGAATGCCACGATGGCATGCAGGTAACCGTTCAATCGCGCCACCTCGGCGCTCTCGCCCTGCTCAAGGTCCAGCACGGCGCTGTCCAGTACCTGAGGCAGCACTTCGCCTCGACGCACCACCAGCAGCGCCTCCTTGAGGCTCAATGCCTTGATCACGCACGCCTGGGTGCCGCTGGGCAAACGCAGTTGCCCCTGGCCACGGCTGGTCAGTGCCGGCGCCGCCGCAGGGGCCGGGCGCGGAGTCGGGGCAACAGGCGCGGGGGCTGCCGCCGTGGCCGTCACGACCTGGGCCTTGCCGCCGGTCAACGCATTCAGTGAATCATTGCCAAACGCCGAGCTAGCCCGCGCCGGGGTGCTGGCCATCACGGCGCTCAACAATCCCGCCTTGGTGAACGCCTTCTTCACCTTCGACAGCAACTGCTCATTGGTGAAGGGCTTGCTGACGAAATCCGAAACCCCGGCCTGGATGGCCTGGATCACGTTCTCTTTGTCACCGCGGCTGGTGACCATGATAAACGGCAGCGTTTTCAGCCGGTATTGCTCACGGCACCAGGTCAACAGCTCAAGACCGGACATCTCCGGCATTTCCCAGTCGCACAGCACTAGATCGAAGGCTTCACGCGACAGCAAGGCCTGGGCTTTACGGCCGTTGACCGCGTCTTCGATCCTGATGCCCGGGAAGTAGTTACGCAGGCAATTTTTAACCAGATCACGAATAAACGACGCGTCATCTACCACCAGCACACTAACCTTGCTCATCGACTGCTCCTTGGATATGAACGCCCGAAAACCAAAACGCCCGGCATTGAGCCGGGCGTTTTTTAGATCGGGCTGTCCTATTTATCGTCAGGCGACGGCGCAACATTAGCGTTATCGCCACCCGTACCCTGAACTTCTTCGCGCATGCGCTTGAGGCCCATGTGCCGCACGTCCGTGCCGCGCACCAGATAAATCACCAGTTCCGAGATATTGCGGGCGTGGTCGCCGATTCGTTCCAGCGAACGCAGTACCCAGATAATGCTCAGCACGCGTGAGATAGAACGCGGATCTTCCATCATGTAAGTGGCCAGTTCGCGCAGCGCGGTCTTGTACTCGCGGTCGATGATTTTGTCGTATTGCGCCACCGACAGGGCCAGGTCGGCGTCGAAGCGGGCAAACGCATCCAGTGCATCACGCACCATGTTGCGTACCTGGTCGCCAATGTGACGCACCTCAACGTAGCCGCGCGGCGCCTCACCCTCTTCGCACAACTGGATGGCCCGGCGGGCGATCTTGGTCGCTTCGTCACCGATGCGTTCAAGGTCGATCACCGACTTGGAGATGCTGATGATCAAGCGCAGGTCAGAGGCCGCTGGCTGACGACGGGCCAGAATGCGCAGGCATTCCTCGTCGATATTGCGCTCCATCTGGTTGATCTGCTCATCGATCTCGCGCACCTGTTGCGCCAGCCCCGAGTCAGCCTCGATCAGTGCGGTGACTGCATCGTTGACCTGCTTCTCGACCAGGCCGCCCATCGCCAGCAGGTGGCTGCGCACGTCTTCGAGTTCCGCGTTGAACTGCGCGGAAATGTGATGGGTGAGGCCATCCTTTGAAATCATGGTTCTGCTCCGCAAAAGCTGTGAGCTGCGCGCTGTAAGCGGCCAGCCGAATTATCGTGACATCGAACGGGCAATGCCGCTCAGACTAGCCATAGCGCCCGGTGATGTAGTCTTCGGTCTGCTTTTTGGCCGGGTTGGTGAACAGCGTGTCAGTGTCGCCGTACTCGACCATCTTGCCCATGTACATGAACGCCGTGTAATCCGAAACCCGGGCCGCCTGTTGCATGTTGTGGGTCACGATGACGATGGTGAACTTGGACTTGAGTTCGTAGATCAGCTCTTCGACTTTCAGCGTCGAGATCGGGTCGAGTGCCGAGCACGGTTCATCGAGCAGCAACACTTCGGGCTCGACCGCGATGGTACGCGCAATCACCAGACGCTGTTGCTGGCCGCCGGACAGGCCCAGTGCCGAGTCGTGCAGGCGGTCTTTGACTTCGTCCCACAACGCCGCGCCCTTGAGGGCCCATTCAACCGCTTCGTCGAGCACGCGTTTTTTGTTGATGCCCTGAATGCGCAGGCCATACACCACGTTTTCGTAGATGGTCTTTGGAAACGGGTTGGGCTTCTGGAACACCATGCCGACGCGACGACGCAGCTCGGCCACATCCTCGCCCTTGCGGTAGATGTTGTTGCCGTACAGGTTGATCTCGCCTTCGACGCGGCAGCCGTCCACCAGGTCGTTCATGCGGTTGAAGGTGCGCAGCAGCGTGGACTTGCCACAGCCGGACGGACCGATAAACGCCGTTACCCGTTGCTTCGGGATATTCAGGCTGACGTCGTACAGTGCCTGTTTTTCACCGTAGAAAAGATTCAGGCCGGGTACTTCAATGGCCACTTCTTCGTTGGCCAGGTTCAAGCTTTGTTTGGTGCGACCCAAGGCGGACATGTTGATGCCGTGGGCTGAGGATTCATGCTGCATGGGTTGCTCCATACGCTAAAAATTCGTTTCGGTTTTTCAGTCACCGGGTTTCTTCTGTGGGAGCGGGCTTGCTCGCGATTCAGGCACCTCGGTTTCACGTTGAAACCTTACCGATACCATCGCGGGCAAGCCCGCTCCCACAGGTCTTGTGTCTATCAGCTATCCAGCGCCTTGTACTTCTCGCGCAGGTGGTTACGAATCCATACGGCCGACAGGTTCAGGGTCGCGATCACCAGTACCAGCAGCAGCGCCGTGGCGTATACCAGCGGTCGGGCCGCTTCGACGTTGGGGCTCTGGAAGCCGACGTCATAAATATGGAAGCCCAGGTGCATGATCTTCTGGTCAAGGTGCAGGTACGGGTAGTTGCCGTCCAGCGGCAGCGACGGCGCCAGCTTGACCACACCGACCAGCATCAGCGGTGCCACTTCACCCGCAGCACGGGCCACGGCGAGGATCATGCCGGTCATCATGGCCGGGCTGGCCATCGGCAACACGATTTTCCACAGGGTTTCCGATTTGGTTGCACCCAGCGCCAGCGAGCCTTCGCGCACTGTACGCGGGATCCGCGCCAGCCCTTCTTCGGTGGCCACAATCACCACCGGCACAGCCAGCAACGCCAGAGTCAGCGAAGCCCACATCAGGCCCGGCGTACCAAAGGTCGGCGCAGGCAAGGCTTCAGCGAAGAACAGACGGTCAACCGAGCCGCCCAGCACATACACAAAGAAGCCCAGACCAAATACGCCGTACACAATGGCCGGTACACCCGCCAGGTTGTTCACCGCGATCCGGATAACCCGGGTCAGGGTGTTTTGCTTGGCATATTCACGCAGGTAAACCGCCGCCAGCACGCCAAACGGCGTCACGATCACCGCCATGATCAGGGTCATCATCACGGTACCGAAAATAGCCGGGAAGATCCCGCCCTCGGTGTTGGCTTCACGCGGGTCCTGGCTCAGGAATTCCCAGATATTGCTGAAGTACATCGCCAGTTTCTGCCAGCTGTTCATCGCGTTCGGCTGGTAGACCTTGACCACTTTGCCGATGCCGATTTCCAGCTCTTTACCGTTGGCATCGCGGGCCGTGAGGCTGTCGCGGTTGAACTGTGCATGCAACTCGCCCAGGCGGTCTTCGATGGCCTTGTAGCGTGCATTCAGCTCGGCGCGCTCGGCTTCCATGTCGGCCTGTGCCTGCGGCGTCAGCTTGCCTTCCAGTTCCAGCTTGCGACCGTGCAGGCGGATGCGCTCCAGCCCATAGTTGATCGCACCGATATCTTTCTTCTCAAGCTGGCTCAGTTGCGAGGCCAGGTCATTGACCCGCTTGACCCGCGCTTGCAGCTCCGGCCAGGCCGCAGCGCCTTCTGCCACCACCTTGCCGTTTTCCTTGACGTTGACCAGGTAGCCGTAGAAGTTGCCCCACTCGCGGCGCTCAATGGCCATCAACTCGGGTGGCGTGCTCTGGTTGGTCAGCCACTCGCCGACCACCCAGGTAAAGTCATTGCCGTTCAAGTCACGGTTGCCGACCTTGATCAGCTCACGGGTCATGAACTCCGGGCCTTGTTCCGGTACCGGCAGGCCCGCGCTTTTCAGACGCTCGCGGGGCACTTCTTCCTTTTGCACCACTTCGCCGATGACCAGGTGATTGGCATCACCCGGTACGTTGTATTCAGCGTGGATCAGGTCGGCCGGCCAGAAGTGACCCAGGCCACGCACGGCGATCACCGACAGCAGGCCGATGGTCATGATGACGGCGATAGACACTGCACCACCGCTGATCCAGACGCCTGGCGCGCCGCTCTTGAACCAGCCTTTGAGGGAATTCTGTTTCACAGACTTCTACCTTCCTTAAAGCGACGAATATTTCTTGCGCAGACGCTGACGGATCAGCTCGGCAAGAGTGTTCATGATGAAGGTGAACAGCAGCAGCACCAACGCCGAGAGGAACAGCACACGGTAATGACTGCCGCCCACTTCCGACTCCGGCATTTCCACCGCCACGTTCGCCGCCAGGGTACGCAGGCCTTCGAACAGGTTCATTTCCATGACCGGGGTGTTACCGGTGGCCATCAACACAATCATCGTCTCGCCGACCGCACGGCCCATACCAATCATCAGTGCCGAGAAGATCCCCGGGCTGGCGGTCAGGATGACCACGCGGGTCATGGTCTGCCACGGCGTGGCACCCAGCGCCAGCGAACCCAGGGTCAGGCCGCGAGGCACGCTGAACACGGCGTCTTCAGCAATGGAGTAGATGTTGGGGATCACCGCGAAACCCATCGCCAGGCCGACCACCAGGGCGTTGCGCTGATCGTAGGTGATGCCCAGGTCGTGGGAGATCCACAGGCGCATGTCGCCACCGAAGAACCAGGCTTCCATAAACGGGCTCATGTACAGCGACAGGCCACACACAAACAGGATCACCGGGATCAGGATCAGGCTTTCCCAGCCCTCCGGCACACGCAGGCGGATCGACTCGGGCAGGCGGCTCCAGCTGAAGCCCGCCACCAGAATGCCGATCGGCATCAGCACCAGCAGGCTGAAAATACCCGGCAAGTGGCCTTCCACATACGGCGCCAGAAACAGGCCGGCGAAGAAACCGAGGATCACCGTCGGCATCGCTTCCATCAGTTCGATCACCGGCTTGACCTTGCGGCGCAGGGTCGGTGCCATGAAGTAAGCGGTGTAGATCGCTGCAGCAACGGCCAGCGGAGCCGCCAGTAACATCGCGTAGAACGCAGCTTTCAAGGTACCGAAGGTCAATGGCGCAAGGCTCATCTTCGGTTCGAAGTCAGTGTTGGCGGCTGTCGATTGCCAGACGTATTTAGGCTCGTCGTAGTTCTCGTACCAGACCTTGCTCCACAGCGCGCTCCAGGACACTTCCGGGTGCGGGTTTTTCAAGGTCAGTGGCAGCAGCTTGCCGCCCTCTTCCACGATGATGCGGTTGGCACGCGGCGACAACGCCATGATGCCAGGGCCTTCGGCAACCTTCTCGACCAGCAGGGTGCGGTGTGCAGTGCTGTGGAACACACCGATTTCGCCGGCCGCATCCAGGGCCAGGAAGCCCTTGCGGCGTTGCTCGGCGGTGATTTCAACAATCGGCGAAGTGCCCATCTGGAAGCTGCGGATATGCTTGAAGCGCTGCTCGCCATCCGGGTCGCGGGCCATGAACCACTGGCTCAGGCCACCCTTGGAATCGCCAAAGATCAGCGAGATACCGCCCACCAGCTGGGTGCTGGCGGTGATCTCGGTGGTTGCGTCATCCACCAGCTTGTAGCGACCGTTGAGGCTTTTGTCGCGCAGGCTGAACACATCGGCCTGGGCGCGATCATTGATCACATACAACCACTGCTGACGCGGGTCGATATACAGCGCTTTGACCTTCGCGGTCATCTGCGGCAGGTCGATACGAGTCTCGGTGTTGGTGACCTCATCGGTCATCATGTTTTCTTCGCGGGCCAGTGACAGCACATTCAGTTTCGAGCCCGTGGAGCCGGCCAGCACCAGCGTTGAATCGTTGACGCTGAGGTTGACGTGATCCAGTGCACCACCCTGCGGGTCGAGCACGATTGGCGTTTCGCCATACGGGTACTCAATCGCCGGGGTGATGGTCTTCTTGCCATCGGGGTAGCTGACTTTATAGCTGTGACGGAACACCAGCGCCTGACCGTTGGACAGGCCCAGTACCACCACCGGGTTACCCGGCTGGTCTTCGCCCAGCGAAGTCACTTGTGTACCGGCCGGCAACGGCAGGTTGACCCGCGACAACTCTTCGCCGTTCTTCGCGTTGAAGAACAACACCATGCCCTTGTCGGAGACCCGCATGCCGACCTGGTTTTGCTCCTCGACGGAGATCATCAGCGGCTTGCCGGCGTCCTGCATCCATACGGGCGTGATCGCCTGCTTGGCGTTCAGGTCGGCGCCCTGGAACAGCGGGTAAACCACATAGCCCAGGAAGAAGAAAATCAGGGTAATTGCGCCGAGCACGGCAAGCCCGCCGATAAATACATACCAGCGGGTCAGGTGGTCTTTAAGCGCGCGGATACGGCGCTTGCGCTGCAGTTCAGGCGTATTGAAATCAATGCGCTTGGGAGCGGATGTCGTAGTCATTGGGGAATTGGCCAGATCATTCATGCGCACACCCTAGCGGTCCTGTATGACAGAAAGATGACAAAGCAGTGACGCAAAAAATCCGCCGCCCGACGGTGCTGGCAGCGGAATGGAAAATTTGGTGAAGCGGTTGCGTGGCAACCCTGTGGGAGCGGGCTTGCTCGCGATGGCATCAACTCAACAGGCCTGATGTACCGCGTTGCCTGAATCGCGAGCAAGCCCGCTCCCACATGGCGTCTACTTATGCGCCTTCTTTCAGACCCAGGTCAGCCAATGCTTTGGCAGCGACCTTGGCTGGCAGCGGGATGTAGCCATCCTTCACGACCACTTCTTGACCTTGCTTGGACAGCACCAGCTTGATGAACTCGGCTTCCAGCGGGTTCAGCGGCTTGTTCGGCGCCTTGTTCACGTACACGTAGAGGAAACGCGACAGCGGGTATTTGCCGTTCAGTGCGTTTTCTTCGGTGTCTTCGATGAACTCGGTGCTGCCTTTTTTAGCCAAAGGCACGGTCTTCACGCTGGCGGTTTTGTAACCGATGCCCGAGTAACCGACGCCGTTGAGCGAGCTGCTGATCGACTGCACAACCGAAGCCGAACCTGGCTGTTCGTTCACGTTAGGCTTGTAGTCGCCTTTGCACAGGGCTTCTTCCTTGAAGTAGCCGTAAGTGCCGGATACCGAGTTACGACCGAACAGTTGAACCGGCTTGTTGGCCAGGTCGCCGGTCACACCCAGGTCGCCCCAGGTTTTAACGTCGGCTTTGGCGCCGCACAGACGGGTCGAAGAGAAGATCGCATCAACCTGTTCCATGGTCAGGTGCTTGATCGGGTTGTCCTTGTGCACGAACACGGCCAGGGCATCCACGGCTACCGGGATAGCGGTAGGCTTGTAGCCGTACTTCTGCTCGAAGGCAGCCAGTTCGTTGTCTTTCATTTTGCGGCTCATCGGGCCCAGGTTG harbors:
- a CDS encoding response regulator yields the protein MSKVSVLVVDDASFIRDLVKNCLRNYFPGIRIEDAVNGRKAQALLSREAFDLVLCDWEMPEMSGLELLTWCREQYRLKTLPFIMVTSRGDKENVIQAIQAGVSDFVSKPFTNEQLLSKVKKAFTKAGLLSAVMASTPARASSAFGNDSLNALTGGKAQVVTATAAAPAPVAPTPRPAPAAAPALTSRGQGQLRLPSGTQACVIKALSLKEALLVVRRGEVLPQVLDSAVLDLEQGESAEVARLNGYLHAIVAFEPKPDSAWLQLTFRFVDQDADKMNYLSRLIAHGTAQKHFVPGA
- the phoU gene encoding phosphate signaling complex protein PhoU, giving the protein MISKDGLTHHISAQFNAELEDVRSHLLAMGGLVEKQVNDAVTALIEADSGLAQQVREIDEQINQMERNIDEECLRILARRQPAASDLRLIISISKSVIDLERIGDEATKIARRAIQLCEEGEAPRGYVEVRHIGDQVRNMVRDALDAFARFDADLALSVAQYDKIIDREYKTALRELATYMMEDPRSISRVLSIIWVLRSLERIGDHARNISELVIYLVRGTDVRHMGLKRMREEVQGTGGDNANVAPSPDDK
- the pstB gene encoding phosphate ABC transporter ATP-binding protein PstB — encoded protein: MQHESSAHGINMSALGRTKQSLNLANEEVAIEVPGLNLFYGEKQALYDVSLNIPKQRVTAFIGPSGCGKSTLLRTFNRMNDLVDGCRVEGEINLYGNNIYRKGEDVAELRRRVGMVFQKPNPFPKTIYENVVYGLRIQGINKKRVLDEAVEWALKGAALWDEVKDRLHDSALGLSGGQQQRLVIARTIAVEPEVLLLDEPCSALDPISTLKVEELIYELKSKFTIVIVTHNMQQAARVSDYTAFMYMGKMVEYGDTDTLFTNPAKKQTEDYITGRYG
- the pstA gene encoding phosphate ABC transporter permease PstA, producing MKQNSLKGWFKSGAPGVWISGGAVSIAVIMTIGLLSVIAVRGLGHFWPADLIHAEYNVPGDANHLVIGEVVQKEEVPRERLKSAGLPVPEQGPEFMTRELIKVGNRDLNGNDFTWVVGEWLTNQSTPPELMAIERREWGNFYGYLVNVKENGKVVAEGAAAWPELQARVKRVNDLASQLSQLEKKDIGAINYGLERIRLHGRKLELEGKLTPQAQADMEAERAELNARYKAIEDRLGELHAQFNRDSLTARDANGKELEIGIGKVVKVYQPNAMNSWQKLAMYFSNIWEFLSQDPREANTEGGIFPAIFGTVMMTLIMAVIVTPFGVLAAVYLREYAKQNTLTRVIRIAVNNLAGVPAIVYGVFGLGFFVYVLGGSVDRLFFAEALPAPTFGTPGLMWASLTLALLAVPVVIVATEEGLARIPRTVREGSLALGATKSETLWKIVLPMASPAMMTGMILAVARAAGEVAPLMLVGVVKLAPSLPLDGNYPYLHLDQKIMHLGFHIYDVGFQSPNVEAARPLVYATALLLVLVIATLNLSAVWIRNHLREKYKALDS
- a CDS encoding ABC transporter permease subunit, with translation MNDLANSPMTTTSAPKRIDFNTPELQRKRRIRALKDHLTRWYVFIGGLAVLGAITLIFFFLGYVVYPLFQGADLNAKQAITPVWMQDAGKPLMISVEEQNQVGMRVSDKGMVLFFNAKNGEELSRVNLPLPAGTQVTSLGEDQPGNPVVVLGLSNGQALVFRHSYKVSYPDGKKTITPAIEYPYGETPIVLDPQGGALDHVNLSVNDSTLVLAGSTGSKLNVLSLAREENMMTDEVTNTETRIDLPQMTAKVKALYIDPRQQWLYVINDRAQADVFSLRDKSLNGRYKLVDDATTEITASTQLVGGISLIFGDSKGGLSQWFMARDPDGEQRFKHIRSFQMGTSPIVEITAEQRRKGFLALDAAGEIGVFHSTAHRTLLVEKVAEGPGIMALSPRANRIIVEEGGKLLPLTLKNPHPEVSWSALWSKVWYENYDEPKYVWQSTAANTDFEPKMSLAPLTFGTLKAAFYAMLLAAPLAVAAAIYTAYFMAPTLRRKVKPVIELMEAMPTVILGFFAGLFLAPYVEGHLPGIFSLLVLMPIGILVAGFSWSRLPESIRLRVPEGWESLILIPVILFVCGLSLYMSPFMEAWFFGGDMRLWISHDLGITYDQRNALVVGLAMGFAVIPNIYSIAEDAVFSVPRGLTLGSLALGATPWQTMTRVVILTASPGIFSALMIGMGRAVGETMIVLMATGNTPVMEMNLFEGLRTLAANVAVEMPESEVGGSHYRVLFLSALVLLLFTFIMNTLAELIRQRLRKKYSSL
- a CDS encoding phosphate ABC transporter substrate-binding protein PstS — its product is MKLKRVMAALTFVAAGVATANAVAAGVDPAIQPYVKTTGVSGNLSSVGSDTLANLMTLWAEAYKKEYPNVNIQIQAAGSSTAPPAITEGTANLGPMSRKMKDNELAAFEQKYGYKPTAIPVAVDALAVFVHKDNPIKHLTMEQVDAIFSSTRLCGAKADVKTWGDLGVTGDLANKPVQLFGRNSVSGTYGYFKEEALCKGDYKPNVNEQPGSASVVQSISSSLNGVGYSGIGYKTASVKTVPLAKKGSTEFIEDTEENALNGKYPLSRFLYVYVNKAPNKPLNPLEAEFIKLVLSKQGQEVVVKDGYIPLPAKVAAKALADLGLKEGA